The following proteins are encoded in a genomic region of Diabrotica virgifera virgifera chromosome 1, PGI_DIABVI_V3a:
- the LOC114331893 gene encoding facilitated trehalose transporter Tret1-like: MKRKFDFYLYFSAISVNLLFITSGCMLVWTSPVLPKLQSNDTSINPLEEPISWLEVSIMTSIHPLGSALGTVLMGKIPDLLGRKRSIQYLCLILIAAFFGLFFANEVYLFYIFLTIISTVLSGGAVVVPVYTAEIAEDHNRGTLGYFLSVASVLGQLYAYTIGSVTSVNLFFSLCGAPIILLLIASYFIPESPVYLLLKGKKDEAIKELKRLGKFIDVGNLESDISEKHEMIKQSNDRPAVEIKTIIKRKSVKKAILLSIAIVGIQNLAGVHVVLSFLGVLLNDVSSSVSGNTLAIIVISFKFCANLVGLNIIDKIGRRILLLLAIIFCGISMFLLGVFFYFKENDYILSQPIKLLPVIFIIIFLVMYTIGLTSLPFILRTELLPDEIRSVGSSIAQLIGSLLMLASAFAYPIVAKYLGVHYCMFTFSFFCFSSFILLYLHLPETRGKSFLEIETILSR, encoded by the coding sequence TAAACCTATTGTTCATTACCTCAGGATGTATGCTAGTCTGGACTTCACCAGTGCTTCCCAAACTACAATCCAACGATACCTCAATCAACCCTCTGGAGGAACCGATAAGTTGGCTTGAAGTTTCAATAATGACATCGATTCATCCTTTAGGATCTGCACTTGGAACAGTACTAATGGGAAAAATTCCAGATTTGTTAGGACGTAAACGGTCGATACAATACTTGTGTTTAATTTTAATTGCAGCTTTTTTTGGTCTCTTCTTTGCAAATGAAGTATacttattttatattttcttaaCAATAATATCAACTGTATTATCGGGTGGAGCTGTAGTAGTGCCAGTATATACAGCAGAAATTGCCGAAGATCATAATAGAGGAACTCTAGGATACTTTCTGTCCGTGGCGTCAGTGTTAGGACAACTTTATGCGTATACGATAGGGTCAGTTACAAGTGTAAACCTATTTTTCTCGCTGTGTGGTGCACCCATAATACTTCTTTTGATAGCTTCATATTTTATACCTGAATCACCAGTATACTTACTGCTGAAAGGTAAAAAAGATGAAGCAATTAAAGAGTTAAAGAGATTAGGGAAGTTTATAGATGTTGGCAACTTAGAATCAGATATTTCTGAGAAACACGAAATGATCAAACAAAGCAATGATAGGCCAGCTGTTGAAATTAAAACTATTATTAAGAGAAAATCTGTAAAAAAAGCAATATTGCTCTCCATTGCTATAGTAGGTATTCAAAATTTAGCGGGAGTACATGTAGTATTGTCATTTTTAGGAGTCTTACTAAATGACGTTAGTAGCAGCGTATCTGGTAATACTTTAGCGATAATAGTAATATCATTCAAATTTTGTGCAAATTTGGTAGGCTTAAACATTATAGATAAAATAGGAAGGAGAATATTGCTGCTTTTAGCTATTATTTTTTGTGGAATTTCGATGTTTCTGTTAGGCGTTTTCTTCTACTTCAAAGAAAACGACTACATATTATCCCAACCTATCAAACTATTACCcgtaatatttattattatttttttagtcatGTATACGATAGGTCTTACTTCTTTACCTTTTATATTAAGAACGGAATTACTTCCCGACGAGATACGATCTGTTGGATCTAGTATTGCCCAACTGATTGGTAGCTTATTAATGCTTGCATCAGCATTTGCCTATCCAATTGTAGCCAAATATCTAGGTGTACACTATTGTATGTTTACATTCAGCTTTTTCTGCTTTAGCAGTTTTATATTACTATATTTACACTTACCAGAAACGAGAGGGAAAAGTTTCCTAGAAATAGAAACCATTCTTAGTAGATGA